A stretch of Paenibacillus mucilaginosus 3016 DNA encodes these proteins:
- a CDS encoding TetR/AcrR family transcriptional regulator produces MARPREFDEEQALGAALEVFWDLGYEAASLSDLTERMGINRPSLYAVFGGKRQLFLRCLNLYQENYYEGIRQLAAQGGPGLGGLLEVFRQVVEMGRDPRARRGCLFVNTMAELAGRDAELAADGRRFQERLAGLFAGVLAEAVERGELPADTKVRANARFLTMALGGFSLLLKSDPPQDLLEDAVERTLAAVTGGA; encoded by the coding sequence TGGGACCTCGGCTATGAGGCGGCCTCGCTGAGCGATCTCACGGAGCGGATGGGCATCAACCGTCCGAGTCTGTACGCCGTGTTCGGAGGCAAGAGGCAGCTCTTCCTCCGGTGCCTGAACCTGTACCAGGAGAACTACTATGAGGGCATTCGGCAGCTTGCAGCCCAAGGCGGGCCGGGCCTCGGAGGCCTCCTCGAGGTGTTCCGGCAGGTGGTGGAGATGGGCCGTGATCCCCGCGCACGCCGCGGCTGCCTGTTCGTGAACACGATGGCCGAGCTGGCCGGAAGGGATGCGGAGCTGGCGGCGGACGGCCGGCGCTTTCAGGAGCGCCTCGCCGGCCTGTTCGCCGGCGTCCTGGCCGAAGCGGTGGAGCGCGGAGAGCTTCCCGCGGACACGAAGGTCAGGGCGAACGCCCGCTTCCTGACGATGGCGCTCGGGGGCTTCTCGCTGCTGCTGAAGAGCGATCCGCCGCAGGATCTGCTCGAAGACGCGGTGGAGCGGACGCTTGCGGCGGTAACCGGCGGGGCGTGA